The Heyndrickxia acidicola sequence CATTAATAGCCATACTCATATGCTGCTCTGCATCCATCAGCTTCACAATTTTTTCATTTTGCTGGACAACAGCGGCTATGTTCTGGGCTTTTTGAACCTCTTGCTGCCCGATTTCCTGCCCCGTCATTTGTTTTTCCTGAAGGGTCATTTGGATTTGGCGAAATTCATCAAAAAGCTTCTTCGCAGCTGGATCATTGTTGACATTGTCATACATCGCTTTTAGATGCAGGTATTCCTGGCTTGTTCTCAATGCTTTTTCTAATTCATATGCATAATCATACAGATTCGTTGTAGGCAAAAATAAAACCTCCTAAAAAATTCAGCTCTTATCACTATAACAAAGTATGTGTATGAATGCGAATATGACACACACCCAGCTCTTTAAAACCGGCTCTGTTAATCCTGTCGGCTGATTTCCGCTGCAGGCAACCCCTTTCTGCAGACGGCAGAGCAGGTTCTCACATGCTCCAGTGAGGTCTCTCCTAACCCGTTTCAGCATTACTCTCGTGCCTTTCTCTCCAATCAACAAATGGGATGGCTCTTTTCGTAAACTTTGTGCTATTTCCGCTAAAAAAGTGAGTGAAACAAAATGTTCAATATGTAAACTTTTGTATAGTTTACAAAAATATTCCATGTAAACTGACAGAATACGGATATATTCAATGTAAGAAAAGCAACAATCTATGCAGAAGCAGCCATTGGGAAAATCAACAATAATCTATAACAGAACTAAATGCCAGAGCAGGGAATCGTCCAGCAAGGTTATCAAAGATAGAATTTTACGTGGTTACACTACAGTTTTTGATGAACCCTTTCCTCCTAAACGACATAGGATATCAGCAAAAGCCCATTTTTCATTCTTAGTTGCTGCACTTTTTAAAACTGTCATCGGTAACAAATGAGAAAAAACTGAGAAACCATGCCATAGTGCCAAACCGGAATGCAGTCGATTGCCGGCCGGGATTCAGGCATAAATTTTGATGCAAGCGGGGAAACGACAATGGCTCATCAAATAACGGTTATTCCTTCTTCCAGCAACAAGGGGACGTCTTCCTTCATTGCCATTTCAGAAGGACTGATGAAGAAGCTGAATATTTCAATGTCTCCTGGCAAAAAGCTTATATTAAGGGCGGGAACAGAAACAGCTGTCGTGCACTTAGCCCCTCCTTCAAATGAAACAAGTAATAATATTATTTGGATGAATAAAG is a genomic window containing:
- a CDS encoding YlbF family regulator, whose amino-acid sequence is MPTTNLYDYAYELEKALRTSQEYLHLKAMYDNVNNDPAAKKLFDEFRQIQMTLQEKQMTGQEIGQQEVQKAQNIAAVVQQNEKIVKLMDAEQHMSMAINELNKIIMKPLDELYGSMR